The Sandaracinaceae bacterium genome contains a region encoding:
- a CDS encoding band 7 protein, producing MANVSRFGFLRHLRSEPNQFILHYKGGKVVKSGAGIAYFFNPLSAAVAQVPVEDCETTFMLNERSADFQEVNVQCTLAYRVTDHQRAASRINFALSLESGVWLEQPLDRLATLWSQKALEPVRKFVSGSPVVEVVQRGSEHIRASLDTALRNDTELAAMGLELVTVQVSRVAPSAELEKALQTPTREGLQQKADEALFARRALAVEKERAIKENEMATELELEKRKRQLIEQRGANQLQEVQQVATTEKARVEAELARQLLTAEADARRNLTLAKAETEKSKLLADAHARDFLLRAQGETAARKLWNDLEQQRETERVALWEKTPQRVSTAFAVQAAAAKLDKINHLNLTPDLLKTLVQELATDRAGS from the coding sequence ATGGCGAACGTCAGTCGATTCGGCTTCTTGCGGCATCTGCGCTCCGAGCCCAACCAGTTCATCCTGCACTACAAGGGTGGCAAGGTGGTCAAGAGCGGGGCGGGCATCGCGTACTTCTTCAACCCCCTGTCCGCCGCGGTGGCGCAGGTGCCGGTCGAGGACTGCGAGACCACCTTCATGCTCAACGAGCGCTCCGCCGACTTCCAGGAGGTCAACGTGCAGTGCACGCTCGCGTACCGCGTGACGGACCACCAGCGCGCGGCGAGCCGCATCAACTTCGCGCTCTCGCTGGAGAGTGGCGTGTGGCTCGAGCAGCCCCTCGATCGCCTGGCGACCCTCTGGTCCCAGAAGGCCCTCGAGCCCGTGCGCAAGTTCGTCTCTGGCTCGCCCGTGGTCGAGGTGGTGCAGCGGGGCTCCGAGCACATCCGCGCGTCGCTCGACACGGCCCTGCGCAACGACACCGAGCTCGCCGCCATGGGGCTCGAGCTGGTGACCGTGCAGGTGTCACGCGTCGCACCCAGCGCCGAGCTGGAGAAGGCACTCCAGACGCCCACGCGCGAGGGGCTCCAGCAGAAGGCGGACGAGGCGCTCTTCGCCCGCCGTGCCCTCGCGGTCGAGAAGGAGCGCGCCATCAAGGAGAACGAGATGGCGACCGAGCTCGAGCTCGAGAAGCGCAAGCGGCAGCTCATCGAGCAGCGCGGCGCGAACCAGCTGCAAGAGGTGCAGCAGGTGGCCACCACCGAGAAGGCGCGCGTGGAAGCGGAGCTCGCGCGCCAGCTGCTCACCGCCGAGGCCGACGCGCGCCGCAACCTCACGCTGGCCAAGGCGGAGACCGAGAAGAGCAAGCTGCTGGCCGACGCGCACGCGCGCGACTTCCTGCTGCGCGCTCAGGGCGAGACGGCTGCCCGCAAGTTGTGGAACGACCTCGAGCAGCAGCGCGAGACGGAGCGCGTCGCCCTCTGGGAGAAGACCCCTCAGCGCGTGTCGACCGCGTTCGCCGTGCAAGCGGCTGCGGCCAAGCTGGACAAGATCAACCACCTCAACCTGACGCCCGACCTGCTCAAGACGCTGGTGCAGGAGCTGGCCACGGACCGCGCCGGGTCCTGA
- a CDS encoding FAD-dependent oxidoreductase → MPRSKLMMRVRAALAHGVDGRRAPREVPLDALPMSRRRFIEGSLATLSTLAVGPTLAGCSGRSTLPRGGTPRVVVVGAGMAGLHCALQLEALGLSPQVFEASRRVGGRMHSLRGHFANGQVCELGGELIDTGDRVMHALAAEFDIALDDRTEAARGLREAETWYFEGRHVPSEEVFERFRPTAQFIASEMQGIEEEENADRFARLNNMPLSEWLATNVEDTLVRALLDAAYEAEYGLECSNQSALNLHYLIDYENQEHFRIFGDSDERFHTHAGNDTFIEAIHSRLSGTVALGHVLTAVEEHADGTFTAHFDQGGTPVSATCDHLVLAIPLTTARNVDFQLEMPEWKARLIREIGYGTCSKIMLGYDQRVWRTQHSAMGSSTSELQFGQTWETSVGQAGDNGILTVYAGGAPGLRNIEGETHERARAIVQQIDTIYPGTAAVYTADSAVRMAWPTMPYALGAFVCYQPGQYDFYGLEGKRVRNMHFAGEHASTEKQGFMEGAAESGALVACEIARDLGLPLTPLAERILGERLTIPQPAYFAESMVGLRKHDVRRVARAMRAQRGLRFAG, encoded by the coding sequence ATGCCACGTTCCAAGTTGATGATGCGAGTGCGGGCCGCCCTGGCCCATGGAGTGGACGGTAGGCGCGCGCCGCGCGAGGTGCCGCTCGACGCGCTGCCCATGAGCCGTCGCCGCTTCATCGAGGGTTCGCTCGCGACCTTGAGCACGCTGGCCGTGGGCCCGACGCTCGCGGGCTGCAGCGGCCGCTCGACGCTGCCGCGCGGGGGCACACCGCGCGTCGTGGTGGTCGGCGCGGGCATGGCCGGCCTGCACTGCGCGCTGCAGCTCGAGGCGCTCGGGCTGAGCCCGCAGGTGTTCGAGGCCTCACGACGCGTGGGCGGGCGCATGCACTCGCTGCGCGGGCACTTCGCCAACGGCCAGGTGTGCGAGCTCGGGGGCGAGCTGATCGACACGGGCGATCGCGTGATGCACGCGCTGGCCGCCGAATTCGACATCGCGCTCGACGATCGCACCGAGGCCGCGCGTGGCCTGCGTGAGGCGGAGACGTGGTACTTCGAGGGTCGGCACGTGCCGAGCGAGGAGGTGTTCGAGCGCTTCCGCCCGACGGCGCAGTTCATCGCGAGCGAGATGCAGGGCATTGAGGAAGAAGAGAACGCCGATCGCTTCGCGCGGCTGAACAACATGCCGCTCTCGGAGTGGCTCGCGACCAACGTCGAGGACACGTTGGTGCGTGCGCTGCTCGACGCCGCATACGAGGCGGAGTACGGGCTCGAGTGCAGCAACCAGAGCGCGCTCAACCTGCACTACCTGATCGACTACGAGAACCAGGAGCACTTCCGCATCTTCGGCGACTCGGACGAGCGCTTCCACACGCACGCGGGGAACGACACGTTCATAGAGGCCATCCACAGCCGGCTGAGCGGGACCGTGGCGCTCGGTCACGTCCTCACCGCCGTCGAGGAGCACGCCGACGGGACCTTCACCGCGCACTTCGACCAAGGGGGCACGCCCGTGTCCGCCACGTGCGACCACCTGGTGCTCGCCATCCCGCTCACGACGGCGCGCAACGTGGACTTCCAGCTGGAGATGCCCGAGTGGAAGGCGCGGCTCATCCGCGAGATCGGCTACGGCACGTGCTCGAAGATCATGCTGGGCTACGACCAGCGGGTGTGGCGCACGCAGCACAGCGCGATGGGTAGCTCCACCAGCGAGCTGCAGTTCGGCCAGACGTGGGAGACCTCCGTGGGGCAGGCGGGCGACAACGGCATCCTGACCGTCTACGCGGGCGGCGCGCCGGGGCTGCGCAACATCGAGGGCGAGACGCACGAGCGGGCGCGCGCGATCGTGCAGCAGATCGACACGATCTATCCCGGCACGGCCGCGGTCTACACGGCCGACAGCGCCGTCCGCATGGCGTGGCCCACCATGCCCTACGCCCTGGGCGCGTTCGTCTGCTACCAGCCGGGGCAGTACGACTTCTACGGGCTCGAGGGGAAGCGCGTGCGCAACATGCACTTCGCGGGGGAGCACGCGTCCACCGAGAAGCAGGGCTTCATGGAGGGCGCGGCCGAGTCGGGCGCGCTCGTGGCGTGCGAGATCGCGCGCGACCTGGGCTTGCCGCTCACGCCGCTCGCCGAGCGCATCCTGGGCGAGCGCCTGACCATCCCGCAGCCGGCGTACTTTGCGGAGTCCATGGTGGGGCTGCGCAAGCACGACGTGCGGCGCGTGGCTCGGGCTATGCGCGCGCAGCGCGGCTTGCGCTTCGCGGGCTGA
- a CDS encoding Rpn family recombination-promoting nuclease/putative transposase codes for MGEHDTLFRRVFSVPAHAADELRSVLPQALVEAVDLSRLELLSGAFVSDRMDARYADLVFRAPLVAPDEDGQEEFAYIHVQLHVVIEHQSLSDAHMPLRAHEYTLGLWRQMLREEPTRKTLPPIITLVVHHGPGGWRAPRTLHEMVDGLERAPALRPYVPNVELLIDDLSSVDDAALRARPLAAVPKVAVWLLRDGRQVEALLARIPVWKDLLQDVFTDDPAVGRAFVRYISVLSTERTFDEIRRAILEHVAAAEAPLASIAEQLKQEGRQEGRQEGRQEGRQEGALLTLRQVLRTQLEQRFGALGAAIEARIDTATHEELQRAVGRVMVASDAVSVFASH; via the coding sequence GTGGGTGAACACGACACGCTCTTCAGGCGTGTGTTCTCCGTCCCCGCGCATGCGGCGGACGAGTTACGGAGTGTGTTGCCGCAGGCACTGGTCGAGGCGGTCGACCTGTCGCGACTCGAGCTGCTGTCGGGTGCGTTCGTGAGCGACCGCATGGACGCGAGGTACGCGGACCTGGTGTTCCGCGCGCCGCTCGTCGCGCCTGACGAAGACGGGCAGGAAGAGTTCGCGTACATCCACGTGCAGCTCCACGTCGTCATCGAGCACCAGAGCCTGTCCGACGCGCACATGCCCCTGCGGGCGCACGAGTATACGCTCGGCCTGTGGCGCCAGATGCTGCGCGAGGAGCCAACCCGCAAGACACTGCCGCCCATCATTACGCTGGTCGTGCATCATGGCCCGGGCGGGTGGCGGGCTCCACGGACGCTCCACGAGATGGTCGATGGGCTCGAGCGCGCGCCAGCCTTGCGTCCCTACGTGCCCAACGTCGAGCTGCTCATCGACGACCTCTCGAGCGTCGACGACGCTGCGCTGCGCGCACGGCCGCTCGCTGCGGTCCCGAAGGTGGCGGTGTGGCTGCTGCGTGACGGGCGCCAGGTCGAAGCGCTGTTGGCGCGTATCCCCGTGTGGAAGGATCTGTTGCAGGACGTGTTCACCGACGACCCTGCTGTCGGGCGCGCCTTCGTGCGCTACATTTCAGTGCTGTCCACCGAGCGCACGTTCGATGAAATTCGGCGCGCCATCCTGGAACACGTCGCCGCCGCGGAGGCCCCCTTGGCAAGCATCGCAGAACAACTCAAACAAGAAGGGCGCCAGGAAGGGCGCCAGGAAGGGCGCCAGGAAGGGCGCCAGGAAGGGGCGCTACTCACCTTGCGACAGGTGTTGCGTACTCAGCTGGAGCAGCGCTTTGGAGCGCTCGGTGCAGCCATCGAGGCGCGCATCGACACAGCGACCCACGAGGAGCTGCAGCGCGCCGTCGGGCGGGTGATGGTGGCGTCCGACGCAGTGAGCGTCTTCGCGTCCCACTGA